The following nucleotide sequence is from Leptolyngbya subtilissima AS-A7.
ATGGGTTTCTTTGTCGGCGTCGCGCCACTGCCCAGTTTTCAGCAATTCCTCCAGCTTTTGATATTTCGAGTCTTGGGTAACATTCTTCAAATTTTCCAGCAGCACCTTGAGGTCATCTTGAATTTTGTTGGGGCGGGGGTATTCTTGCAGAGCCAGGGTGGCGAGTTCTGCCGCTTCGCCACCGGGTTCACAAGCTTTGCGAATTACCTGGTTTAGCAGCCCTGGGGTGAGCTGAGCGGTGTAGAGCAGCACGGTTTCACGCCAGAGAGCTTCGTTCCAGTTTTGCAGCACCAGCTGGGCATTTTTTTGCAGGGTTTCCCGGTCTTGAGGTTTGGCCAACCAGGTCGCGGCAAAAAAGCCTTGAAAGCTGGCATGGGGAAACTCATACTCACCCGGTTCGCGCTCGACCAGTAGTTCGCTGACATCCACAATGGATTTAAGCCAGTCGGCGGGGTCAACTTCTTCGGCTTGCAGCAGTGGGTGCTGGGATAAAAAGTGTAGCAATGCTCCCCGGTTAATAGTGAGCCGTTGGGTTTTGGAAGTCACCATGCCAATGGCGAGTTCCTGAAGCAGGGCCATGCTTTTGTCGTAGGGCAGGGGCATTTGAACGAATCGAGCGCGGGGGCGATCGTCGAGCTGAAGCTTGCAAATGCCTTGGTAAAGGCCAAGACGCTGGCGGGGTAGCTCGGCGGCGATGTCGAAGCGGTGAAAGGTCACCAGCATGTTTAGCAGCAGCGGATTTTCGGCCATGTAGCCTAGCTCTTCGCTACGGGCCTGTAGCTGGGCAATTAGATCGTCGGAGCGCTCTTGGGCGACTTCCTTAGCTTGGCGGTGCTGCTTTTCGCTGCGACAGCACCGCTCTTGGCACAGGTACCACCGTCGAACAAACGCCTCTTGCTGGGCTAGGTTGAACTTATTGACGTAGATGGGGATCGCAGGCTTTTTAGCCTGGTAGTCTTTGTACCCAGCGGGACGAGACGTAAGAATAAACACCGACTGGGGATACTCAGCCATTTGCCTGCTTAGCCACTGGCTGACCTGGGGGCGCTTTTCGGCGGGGATTTCGTCAAACCCATCGAACATGACCAGGGCTTTGCCTTTTGTCAAAATATCCTTAGCCCAGCCAGCGGGTGGGGTGAGGGGATGATTCTTTGACAGGCTGGGGATGTGGTGCTCGTTAATGAGCTGGGGCAGGTTGGGAGGCTGGGGCTGGGTAAGTTCGCTAACCCAGTCGCGCAGGCGCAGCAGCACGGGTACCAGCTTGGGGGCACGGTGGCGGCGGTGTTTGCCCTGGCCGTAGATCAGGGTAATGTGGCGCAGCAGGGTAGTTTTGCCCATGCCGCCCTTGGCCAAAATGCTCATCTGCCGAAACTTGCGGTCTTTATTGGTGCGAGCCAGCAGCTTCCAGATATCGAGGTTTTCAGAGCGGAGGCTGGGATCGTTTTGCCAATCGTCGCGGCGGTTTTTAGCGTTTACCAATGCGCCCCCGGTTGAGGTGCGATCGCTCAGGGCACCGCTGCTGATCGCCCCGCTCAGATCGAGAGGCACAAACACCTCTTCGAGTAGGGGAATGGCGGTGCGATCTGGGTTGAACCCTTCGACGGTGAACTCTTCGCAGAGACGAGTCTGCTGTTGCAGGTAAGGGCCAGCAAAGTCTGAGCGCAAAGACAGCACAGAACATTCAACCCTGTTGATGCCCCAGTCGAGAACTTGATCGAGCTTGGGGGCTAGCTTTTTGCCGAGCTTGATGATGACTAAAACAACTGCCGCTCCTGCAAAACAGATAACTGCTTCACCCCACTGCCCAGCGCGCGCGTTGGTAATGCCCACAAAGCTTAGTGCCCCCGGTACCCCTAGGGAAACCAGTTTAGTATCAAGCAGTTCAAAGACTTTCTCAACAGTGGTAGGAGTATAGTCTGGCGGTGGTCCAGCCATGGGGGAAATTTAGAATTGCGTTACCCCATAGTATTCGCAACTCTGGCTTCAACAGCTCAGCCAGTCTACGGCGTAGCGATCGCCCCGTTGCTCCAAAAATTCCCCCAGCTGGTGCAGGGTTAGTGGTTTAGGTATGGGGAATTGCCCTGGCATCTGCTTCAGATCTAGGTAGTGCTGAATGATCGAGGCATTGTCTCGCGGAAAGCGCTGCTCTTTGACGCCCAAAAATTCGCCCCGACGGCGGGCCTGAGACAAAATTTCTGATCGCCACTGCTCAATCGGGGCAATCCCTAAAGAGTTGATGCCGTTGGAAAACAGGGTGAGATAGATGTCGTCGTAGGGTTCGGTGGTTTGCAAATAGTCCTTGAGCAGCCCCAGGGAAGTTTGGTCGTTAAACACTGTCCAGTAGGGCACCAGACCGAGGCGCATGCATAGCCAGGGGTGCAGGTAGACAAACGACTCGGCCAGCAGGCGGTCGCTGGGCACACCCAACTGGTCATACCACCAGCGGTGCAGGTCGGCCACCAACGGACTGAGGGATTGGGGATCGTCAAACATAATTCGCTGCACCTTGAAGCCGTTCTCCTCGGCAAAGGCGATCGCATCTTCGCGCAGAGCCGGCTCAAAGCCCCATTCCGCCTCGGGCCAGTCGCCGTCAGAGGGGGGGCTGTGCCAGTGGCTGTGCTCAGACCCCTGCTGCTTAAGAAATTCTGCTACCCGAGGGCTGCCCTCGACATATTCTGCGCGATGAATGCCGCCCTTGCCGCCCACCTGAAAGAAATGGCGATCGCTGACCTGGGTGGCCGGCCACTTGTACTGACATTCCACCAAAAAGAGGGTGCCCCCCGGCATCAGATTCTGCTGCAAAAACTGCCGATAGGCGGACCCCAGCCGCCTGCGCTTGAGCCGAAAGTAGGCCACCTGTCCCACCTTCAACCGGTCTTGGTTGGGGTCGTGCATTTGGTAGGCCGCCAGGTCGGGATTCGCCGCTAGCAAACGCTGCACTCGGTCTTTGGCCCAGGTTATGACCTGCTTAGGGTCATCTTTGTCGCCCGAGTGGCGGGCGCAGACCAGCAGGGTTTGGGGCAGCCAGGGAATGCCCAGGGCCGCGCACAGATGAGAGACCGCTCCGTTAGAGGAGCCCACCATCATGGCCGGATACTGCCGCTGGGGGTATTGATTAACCGCCCATTGAGCCAGGGTTTCGGACCGCACTTGCTCTAGAGCCCCTGGGCTAGAGGCATCGAGCCAGCCTAACCCGGTGATGATGGCATCGTTAATTGCATTGGGCAAACTGCCGATGGCCTGAGCCAGCCCTACCGCCAGCTGAGGCACCGGACCCCCAGCTGGCAAATCCTTTCCGTTGAGATAGTTGGCGGCCGACTGTAGCCCCTGGGTGGCAGAATCCATGCCGGTCACGTACTGGGGCTTAATTCCTCGGGCAGCTAGTTGCTGATTGATAGCCAGATAAGGAGAAAAAGGCACAGCTGCTCTCAAAATGGGCGAAGTGTTTGGCCCTATTAAATCCTAGCGGAAGGGTTATTCCCATCTAGCTGCGGGCAGAGGGGGAAGGAGGGAATGGGCTAAGGGCTAATTCTCTCTGTGGGTAGACAAATTCTTTGGGCCTTTAGGGGAAGTCGTGGCCTCAGCTTGCCCCTAGCCTGACAAAGAGGAATCACTTGGGGGCAAGCAAAAGAATGGCTGTGCTAAAACCACTTTGGCTAAGGCTGAAATTTGTGCTGCAAGCCCTGTGGTTTTTGAGGTACATGCCCTACGCGATTTGGTACTCGTGGCAGCGCGATCGCCGCGATCGCCTCTACCAAACCCCGCCAGCAACTGCCCCCACGGTCGTAGGCAAAGGACTTCATGCCACCCCTACCAAGCGGGGCGCTGAGATTGAGTTTGAGCACGCCTCCCTCGAACTCGCCTTTTTAACACCAGATTTTGTTCGCGTCACCTGGCAGCCCGGTCGGCTGCCCCTGCCCTACGGCTTGGCCGACCACCCCTGGCCCGCTGTCACCACCCAACTAGAAGAGCAGTCTCAGGGATGGGTGCTCTCTAGTCCTGAACTCACAATCAGCGTAGGTTGGGACGGCAGTTTGGCGATCGCCGATCAGACCGGCCAGATTCGCCAAGAACTCCCTCCCCGGCGTTTAGGAGAAGGGTGGCAGCAGACTACCCCCCTGCGGAACGAAGAGTGCCTCTACGGTCTGGGGGAACGGGCAGCGACCTTTAACCTGCGGCGGCCCGTAGTTTTAGAGCAGAGCGGCCCAGCCCAGACCAAAACCTACCAGTTCTGGAACTACGACCCCGGCAACATCTACGAACCCGGCACCGACCCGATGTATATCTGCATTCCGGTGTACCTGGGTCTGCACCGGCAGGGCAGCTATCTGGTGTTTTACGAAAACACCTTTCGGGGCGAGCTACGGCTGGGCCAGCAAGCCACCACCACCTTCGAGGCCGGTGCCCTGCGCTATTACCTGGCGATCGGTGCGCCGTCCCAGCTCATGCAGCGCTACACCCAGCTCACCGGGAGAGCACCCTTGCCGCCCCGCTGGGCCCTGGGATATCACCAATCGCACTGGGGCTACCGCACCGAGGCCACCCTGCGCCAGGAGGTGCAAAACTTTCAGCAACACGACCTGCCCCTCAGCGCCCTGCACGTGGATATTGACTGCCAGGTCAACCACCGCGCCTTCACCATTGACCCCCAGCGGTTCCCCAAGTTTCGGCAGTTTACGGCGGAGCTAGCGGCAAATGGCGTGCGGCTGATCGCGATCAACAATCCCGGCATTCAGCACAACCGCCACAGCAACCTGTTCTTAGAGGGGCAAATTCTCGACGCTTTCTGCACCTACGCCGACGGCGATTTGGTGGTTGCCCCCGTCTGGCCGGGGCGATCGGTCTTTCCTGACTTTACCGATCCGATTGTGCGCGACTGGTGGAGCCGCCAGTTTGCTTACCTGCTCCAGGCGGGGGTAGCCGGTTTTTGGAACGATATGAATGAACCGGCGGCCTTTGTGGCTTGGGGCGACCCCACTCTGCCTTTGGCAACCCAGCACAAGCTAGAGGGGCGCGGCGGCGACCACCGCGAAGCCCACAATGTCTACGGCATGCTCGAAACCCGTGCCGCCTTTGAAAGCCTGCGGAGCCACCGGCCCCATATTCGTCCCTTTGTGGTGACGCGATCGGGCTGGGCCGGGCTGCAACGCTACGCCTGGACCTGGACCGGCGATATCGTCTCGACCTGGGAGGCGCTGCGTCAAACCGTAGCCACCGTTTTGGGTCTGGGACTGTCGGGGGTGGCCTTTTGCGGCCCTGACATTGGCGGGTTTTTGGGCAATCCAGGGCCTGAGCTGTACCTGCGCTGGTTTCAGATGGCCACTTTCATGGTCTTTTACCGCACTCATAGTGCTGTCAGCGTGGGGCACCGCGCCCCTTGGACTTACAGCGAACCTTGCCTCAGCATTGCACGCCGCTTTTTGCAGCTCCGCCAGCAGCTGATGCCCTACTTCTACACTCTAGTGTGGGAGACCGCCGAGCAGGGACATCCCCCTGTGCGCCCGCTCTTCTGGCTGAACCCAACTGATGAAAGTCTGTGGAACCGGGAGGATGCCTTTTGTCTGGGGGACGCGCTGCTGGTGTGCCCGGTGATGACCCAGGGAGAGCGCTGCCGCCAAGTTGCCCTTCCCCCCGGCGATTGGTACAGCTTTTGGGATGACACGATATGGCAGGGCGGGCAAGCCGTCGAGCTACCAGCTCCGCTGGAGCAAATTCCTCTGCTGGTAAGGGGGGGTAGCATTTTGCCCCTGGCTGAAGGTGAAGACCTGACCCTGCACCTCTACCCACCGGCCTTGGGTCCTGATGGGGAGGGAGAAAGCCAGGGCCAGCTCTATAACGATGCTGGGGAAGGCTACGGTGACTCGCGATTAGACCGATGGCACCTCAGCCAGCAGGGGCAAACCCTAACCCTCACCTGGCGATCGCAGGGAGACTACGAATTTCCCTATGGACGGGTAAACCTGCAACTGCATGGGCCAACCCTGGAGCAGGCCTGGGTGGATGGTCGAGAGGTAGCGGTGGCAGGGCAAATGCTATCCGGTGCAGTCTTTGAGCAGATCAATCTGAAGGTGCGGCAGGATGAGTGGTTAGGTGGAGGTAGCTAGGGCAATCAGCAGGCTTTTGGGGCGATCGCTCCCCCCTTAATTCCCCATGTATGACTCGCCCGTCAGCGACAGCAGAAACAGCAGCCCCATCCACAGCAGCAGCAGGCCGTAGAATATCAGCGCTAGGCTTTGCAGCAGCAGCTTAAGCAAAACCGGGCGCTGATTTTGCCTGCGGCTCATCGCTCGCAGCAGCTCAAGAGCGGCTGCGATCACCAGAATTAAGGTGGCGATCGCGGCGATAACCCAGCTGCTATAGAGCACCGGCAGCGACCTAGCGCCCAGCAGCGCGATCGCGGCGGCTACCCCTAGCAGCCCTGCCCCGATCAGCTCTGCGATCGCCAGCACCCCATTGAAATGGTTCAGACGGCTCCGGTTGAGTGTATTTTTGGCGGTTAGGGCACCCTGCGCGCCGGGGAGGGCCAATAGCACCAAGGTTCGAAGCGGGTGCGCCCAGGGAGCTTGCACTATGACAAAAGCCACGACCATAGTGCCGATCAGAGTCAGCCCTGAGAGCAGCTGGGTTTTACCAGAACGGGTTTTACGCAAGGTACTTTCCCTTATTGGCGCGGCTTGTTGACGTAGATCTCTACGGTTGCAGATCTCTGCGGCTACAAAAGGTTAGCAGCTCCAAAGAGAGGCGTCACTCTCTGGATCAAACAGGTGGACTTTTTCGGAGGCGATCGCCAGCCACACTTCATCGCCAATTCGCACCATCTCGTCAGGGGGAATTTTGGCCAGCAGCGTTAGATCCTTGGTCCGCACCGTCAGGTAGGTTTCGCTGCCTAGGGCTTCCAGATGGGTGACATGACCGCGAATATTCTTAGGTGCGGGCAGGGCTAAACTGAGGTGCTCAGGGCGAATGCCCAGCAATGCTTCGCGGTTGTCGTAGGGCAGCAGGCGATCGTCCCAACTGCTGGGCAGCGACAGGCGAAATTCAGGATGCACCAGCAAAAATGGAGCCTGCACCTGCACCGGAATGACGTTCATTGGCGGCGATCCAATAAAGCCAGCCACAAAGCGATTGGCAGGACGGTTATACAGCTCTAATGGAGTGGCCACCTGCTGAATTTGACCCAGATTCATCACAGCGATGCGGTGGCCCATGGTCATGGCCTCCACCTGGTCGTGGGTGACGTAGATGGTGGTGATGCCGAGCTGCCGCTGCAAATTCACAATTTGGGCGCGGGTTTCCATCCGCAGTTTGGCATCCAGGTTTGACAGGGGCTCATCCATCAAAAACACCTGGGGATTTCGAGCCATGGCCCGACCCAGGGCCACCCGCTGCTTTTGCCCGCCCGAGAGCTGCCGAGGCTGACGGTTGAGCAGCAGGTCAATTTGCAGCATCTTGGCCACGGCCCGCACCCGTTCGTCGATCAGTCGTTCGACCTCAGAAACATAGCGCAGGCTGGGAGGCAGCCGGCGCGTAATTGAGACTAGGGGCTTCTCCCACCAGCGGCTTTCGGTGAGTAGGCGCTCTAGCTCTTGGTTGGCGGGGGAATCGCTGAGGGGTACAGGTTTTTCTTCCAGTTCCGGTAGGGATTTGCTCAGGTCGGCCCCCATGCGGCGCAGGCCAAAGGCGAGGTTGTCGTAGACCGTCAGGTGGGGGTAGAGGGCATAGCTCTGGAACACCATGGCGGTGTCGCGCAGCTTGGGGGGCAGGTCGTTGACTTTGCGATCGCCCACCCAAATGCTGCCCCCCGTAATCGCCTCCAGACCCGAGATCAGCCGCAGCAGAGTGCTTTTGCCGCAGCCCGAAGGGCCGACCAGCACCATGAATTCGCCATCCTCAACGGTGAGGTTGATGCGCTTGAGCACCGCCGCTGCATCTGGTTCTGCATCTGGCTCAGTAGCCTCTGCCCCATGGGATTGGCGAGACTTAGGAAAGGTTTTGTAGACGTTTTCGATTGCGACTTGGGCCACGAGGGAACTGAGCGGGTAAAGGGGCAGGAAGACAGTTATTGAAGTGATGCTGAGTAGAGCTGCCCTGTACCCCCTTTGAGGTCAAGAGGTTACAGGAACTAGGCGTTGACAGCGGCAGGTGGCGGATCTGGGGAGAAACGTAGCGAGTGGTGACTTGCTAGCGCCAACGCACCCCGTGGCAAGTCGGTAACGCCAAAATCGCCAACCTAAAATCCAAAATTTATCTTACTCTGCTTCGGCTAGGGTGCTCTGATCAGGTGGGGTGATGCGAATTACCTGGGTGATGGTTTCGCCTTTGTTGGGTTTGATGATGCGATCGCTCTCCCCAGTCCTGCCCTGGCGGGGCACCGATTCGATGGGGATGACGGCGGTGCGATCGGCGCTGGTAAACACCGTAACGGCTTCCTTGGGTACTGCGGGCAGCAGCGCCATCAGGCTGTCGGTCTTGAGGCTAAATTGGAACGACTGAGTGCCAATGTCGCCGCGCTTGGCGACCCGCAAACCTTCTACCGGCAGACGCTTGGCATAACCCGCCGCCGACACCAGCAGCAGGCAATCTTTGCTAGACTGCACGGCCACACAGCCGGTCAGAGTTTCCTGCTTGCCCATGCGAATACCCTGGGGCCCCTGAGCCGCGCGGCCCATGACTTGTAGGTTGTCATCATCGATCGGGAAGCGCAGCAGTCTGCCACCGGTCGTTCCTAAGACTAAGTCGTCGCCTGGCTCGGCCAGGGTGACGTAGGCCAGCTCGTCGCCGTCTTTTACTTTGATGGCGGTCAGACCGCGCCCGGTGAGGTTGGTGAATTCTTTCAGCGGAGCGCGCTTGATTTTGCCCTTGCGGGTGACGAGAATTATGTCGTGATCGAGCCGGTCGTCGCGAAGCACAAACCGAGCCACGATCGCATCGGCGGCAGATGGCACCGAACCCGGCAGCAGCTGCACCAGGGGCGCTCCCTTGCCCTGACGCGGGTTGGCAGGGACAGCCTCGACAGCAACGGTAAAGGCCCGACCATCGCGGGTGAGGGTTAGCAGTTCGTGGGTCGTGAGGGCCACTTCAACCTGCACTACCGGGTCGTCGTCTACTTCGTGAAGTTTGGCGCTGGTATCAACCTCTAGCCGGGCCTGCCGCCGCTGGTAGGATTTTTGGGAAAACCGGCGCACATAGCCCTTTTGAGTAAACTCCACGACCGTCGCTTCTTCAACGGTTTCGGCAATGATGTCTTCGACCTGCTGCGATTCTTCCGCCCGTTCAGCGTCGGTTTGAATGCGGGTGCGGCGGGGGTCATTAAACTTCTTTTTGAGCGCCTTCAGCTCTTTTTTCATCGCCTTGAGCAGCTCTTTGCGATCGCTCAGCAGCCGGGTGAGATCGTCGCGGCGCTGGCTGAGTTCGGCAAAGTCGTTCTCTAGGCCCTGGCGCTCCATGCCGGTGAGCTTGCGTAGGGGCATGGCCAAAATCGCGTCCGACTGGCGCTCGCTGAGGTCAAACCGCTGCTGAAAGATTTGCTTGGCGGTGGTGCCGTCGGCGGCGTTGCGCAAAATGTCAATGATGGTATCGAGGTTGTTGAGCGCGGTGAGCAGCCCCTCGGTGATGTGCAGCTTGGCTTCGGTTTTTTCGAGCTGGTGCTGGTAGTGGCGGGTGAGGGTGGTTTCGCGAAAGTCGAGAAACGCCTGCATCACGTCGCGCAGGGGCATCTGGCGGGGCTGGCCGTTGTCGAGGGCCAGCATAATTACGCCAAAATTGGTTTGCAGCGGCGTGGTGCGGTAGAGGTCTTGCAGCACCCGCTGGGCGGGGGTATCGCGCTTGAGCTCGATGACAACGCGCATGCCGTCGCGATCGCTCTCATCGCGAATATCGGCAATTCCCTCCAGCCGCCCCGCGTTCACCAACTGGGCAATTTTCTCAATCCACCCGGCCTTGTTTACCTGGTAGGGCAGCTCGGTAACGATGATCGCGTTGCGCCGCTGCCGCCCCCGGCCGGGGTGCACTTCTTCAAACTGGCAAATGCCGCGAATGGGGATGCTGCCCCGCCCGGTGCGGTAGGCGTCGAGAATGCCCTCGGTGCCGATGATCTCGCCTCCGGTGGGAAAGTCGGGGCCAGGGATGAGGCGAAACAGCTCGTCGTCGGAGAGAGTGGGGCGATCGATCATCGCCACCAGGCCGTCGATTACTTCGCCCATGTTGTGGGGCGGAATGTTGGTGGCCATGCCCACGGCAATGCCCGAAGACCCGTTCAGCAGCAGGTTGGGTAGCTGGGTGGGCAGCACCACCGGCTCCTGTTGGGAGCTGTCAAAGTTGTCGCTAAAGTCGACCAGGGCCTCGCTGATATCGGTCAGCATGCCCTCGTTGCTAATTGGTGACAGGCGCGTCTCGGTATAGCGCATAGCCGCCGGTGGGTCGTTGTCGACCGAGCCAAAGTTGCCGTGGCCATCCAGCAATGGGTAGCGGCTGGAGAAAGTCTGCACCATGCGCACCAGAGCCTCGTACACCGCCTGGTCACCGTGGGGGTGATATTTGCCCAGCACGTCGCCGACGACGCGGGCGCATTTGCGGTAGGGGCGATCGGGGGTCAGCCCCAGCTCATGCATGGCGTAGAGAATGCGGCGGTGCACGGGCTTGAGGCCATCACGTACGTCGGGCAGCGCCCGGCCCACAATTACGCTCATGGCGTATTCCAGGTACGACCGCTGCACCTCGGTGTGGAGCGAGGTAGGCACAATTTGCCCAGAGGCAAGAATGTCGAGTTGGTCGGCCATGGGCGGGGGTCCTGGATTGAGACTAAAGGGGAACGGGGTAGGCGGGATAGACCGAGCCGTAGCTGAGTTTAGCCATAGCCTAGGCCCAAATCGGCATTTCGAGGCCTAACGCACGGTCTAAATTTAATCGGCCTTGATAAATCGGTGTTAACAATGCTGTAACTTATAGGCAAGCTTGTGGGTATGGCAAGCGTTTAGGCAATTTAGTCTACCCGCCATGGGGCACTTGCCTAGAAAAGCTTACCCAGGAGCGCCAGGGCTGTCGCTGCCTAGATAGAGCTGGCGCATCAACCCAATTATTTCCGTTCAAAGACTATATTCCGCTGATGACAGGGATGGACACACGTAATGAAGACCGTCTTACTCGTTGAAGACGACCTGGTAAATGCCCGAGTATTTTCTAAGATATTGACCAAGCGTGGGGGCCTGGCGGTTAAGCACACAGAAGATGTCGAAGAGGTGATGACCATTGCCCGCAGTGGTGAGGTTGACGTGGTTTTGATGGATGTGTCGCTGGCCCACAGCATGTATCAGGGCAAGCCCATGGATGGCATCAAGATTACCCAGCTGCTAAAGGCCGACCCCGCTACGGCTAACCTACCGGTGATTTTGGTGACGGCCCACGCCATGGAGGGCGATCGCGAGAATTTTTTGAGCCAGAGTGGTGCCGATGGCTATATCTCGAAGCCGGTAATCGACCATCAAGAATTTGTGGATCAAATTAAGGCGACCATGGGGGATGCTGAATAAGTACACTTGTACTTTATCTGCCGCGTTTTCGCAACCCGTTCGACGGCGGTCTAGTCATCTGTTCCTAGAAAACCGTCATTTCTCGGCTCAAAGCCTCTGGCTTGACCTACAAAGTCTGCAAACAGCCTAGGAAGAACTTGAAAGGCGCTCCTATGGCTCTGCCCAACCCCTCAAGAAGAGGGATCGGGCAGAGCGGTTCAGCATTCGTCGGGTGGTTAAGGGTGAGAACTAGGAAGCAAGATTAGGCCCTGCCTCTAGTCGGTAGTTCTGAGTCTACCGAACTCCCAAGATTTCTACTTGGGCTTGCAGAGTAATGGGACAGCTCGACAGCGGGTCAGCGTCTGGAAAGATCATATTCAGGTTGTACGCGCCCGTGAGCACGTATTCCCCCTCGGAAAGGTTAAGGTCTTTGCTAAAAAGACCGCTCTCAAAGGAATAAGACTTATTGCCGCCATTAAATCTAA
It contains:
- a CDS encoding response regulator; its protein translation is MKTVLLVEDDLVNARVFSKILTKRGGLAVKHTEDVEEVMTIARSGEVDVVLMDVSLAHSMYQGKPMDGIKITQLLKADPATANLPVILVTAHAMEGDRENFLSQSGADGYISKPVIDHQEFVDQIKATMGDAE
- the gyrA gene encoding DNA gyrase subunit A, whose translation is MADQLDILASGQIVPTSLHTEVQRSYLEYAMSVIVGRALPDVRDGLKPVHRRILYAMHELGLTPDRPYRKCARVVGDVLGKYHPHGDQAVYEALVRMVQTFSSRYPLLDGHGNFGSVDNDPPAAMRYTETRLSPISNEGMLTDISEALVDFSDNFDSSQQEPVVLPTQLPNLLLNGSSGIAVGMATNIPPHNMGEVIDGLVAMIDRPTLSDDELFRLIPGPDFPTGGEIIGTEGILDAYRTGRGSIPIRGICQFEEVHPGRGRQRRNAIIVTELPYQVNKAGWIEKIAQLVNAGRLEGIADIRDESDRDGMRVVIELKRDTPAQRVLQDLYRTTPLQTNFGVIMLALDNGQPRQMPLRDVMQAFLDFRETTLTRHYQHQLEKTEAKLHITEGLLTALNNLDTIIDILRNAADGTTAKQIFQQRFDLSERQSDAILAMPLRKLTGMERQGLENDFAELSQRRDDLTRLLSDRKELLKAMKKELKALKKKFNDPRRTRIQTDAERAEESQQVEDIIAETVEEATVVEFTQKGYVRRFSQKSYQRRQARLEVDTSAKLHEVDDDPVVQVEVALTTHELLTLTRDGRAFTVAVEAVPANPRQGKGAPLVQLLPGSVPSAADAIVARFVLRDDRLDHDIILVTRKGKIKRAPLKEFTNLTGRGLTAIKVKDGDELAYVTLAEPGDDLVLGTTGGRLLRFPIDDDNLQVMGRAAQGPQGIRMGKQETLTGCVAVQSSKDCLLLVSAAGYAKRLPVEGLRVAKRGDIGTQSFQFSLKTDSLMALLPAVPKEAVTVFTSADRTAVIPIESVPRQGRTGESDRIIKPNKGETITQVIRITPPDQSTLAEAE
- a CDS encoding glycoside hydrolase family 31 protein: MPYAIWYSWQRDRRDRLYQTPPATAPTVVGKGLHATPTKRGAEIEFEHASLELAFLTPDFVRVTWQPGRLPLPYGLADHPWPAVTTQLEEQSQGWVLSSPELTISVGWDGSLAIADQTGQIRQELPPRRLGEGWQQTTPLRNEECLYGLGERAATFNLRRPVVLEQSGPAQTKTYQFWNYDPGNIYEPGTDPMYICIPVYLGLHRQGSYLVFYENTFRGELRLGQQATTTFEAGALRYYLAIGAPSQLMQRYTQLTGRAPLPPRWALGYHQSHWGYRTEATLRQEVQNFQQHDLPLSALHVDIDCQVNHRAFTIDPQRFPKFRQFTAELAANGVRLIAINNPGIQHNRHSNLFLEGQILDAFCTYADGDLVVAPVWPGRSVFPDFTDPIVRDWWSRQFAYLLQAGVAGFWNDMNEPAAFVAWGDPTLPLATQHKLEGRGGDHREAHNVYGMLETRAAFESLRSHRPHIRPFVVTRSGWAGLQRYAWTWTGDIVSTWEALRQTVATVLGLGLSGVAFCGPDIGGFLGNPGPELYLRWFQMATFMVFYRTHSAVSVGHRAPWTYSEPCLSIARRFLQLRQQLMPYFYTLVWETAEQGHPPVRPLFWLNPTDESLWNREDAFCLGDALLVCPVMTQGERCRQVALPPGDWYSFWDDTIWQGGQAVELPAPLEQIPLLVRGGSILPLAEGEDLTLHLYPPALGPDGEGESQGQLYNDAGEGYGDSRLDRWHLSQQGQTLTLTWRSQGDYEFPYGRVNLQLHGPTLEQAWVDGREVAVAGQMLSGAVFEQINLKVRQDEWLGGGS
- a CDS encoding ATP-binding cassette domain-containing protein; translation: MAQVAIENVYKTFPKSRQSHGAEATEPDAEPDAAAVLKRINLTVEDGEFMVLVGPSGCGKSTLLRLISGLEAITGGSIWVGDRKVNDLPPKLRDTAMVFQSYALYPHLTVYDNLAFGLRRMGADLSKSLPELEEKPVPLSDSPANQELERLLTESRWWEKPLVSITRRLPPSLRYVSEVERLIDERVRAVAKMLQIDLLLNRQPRQLSGGQKQRVALGRAMARNPQVFLMDEPLSNLDAKLRMETRAQIVNLQRQLGITTIYVTHDQVEAMTMGHRIAVMNLGQIQQVATPLELYNRPANRFVAGFIGSPPMNVIPVQVQAPFLLVHPEFRLSLPSSWDDRLLPYDNREALLGIRPEHLSLALPAPKNIRGHVTHLEALGSETYLTVRTKDLTLLAKIPPDEMVRIGDEVWLAIASEKVHLFDPESDASLWSC
- a CDS encoding NACHT domain-containing protein: MAGPPPDYTPTTVEKVFELLDTKLVSLGVPGALSFVGITNARAGQWGEAVICFAGAAVVLVIIKLGKKLAPKLDQVLDWGINRVECSVLSLRSDFAGPYLQQQTRLCEEFTVEGFNPDRTAIPLLEEVFVPLDLSGAISSGALSDRTSTGGALVNAKNRRDDWQNDPSLRSENLDIWKLLARTNKDRKFRQMSILAKGGMGKTTLLRHITLIYGQGKHRRHRAPKLVPVLLRLRDWVSELTQPQPPNLPQLINEHHIPSLSKNHPLTPPAGWAKDILTKGKALVMFDGFDEIPAEKRPQVSQWLSRQMAEYPQSVFILTSRPAGYKDYQAKKPAIPIYVNKFNLAQQEAFVRRWYLCQERCCRSEKQHRQAKEVAQERSDDLIAQLQARSEELGYMAENPLLLNMLVTFHRFDIAAELPRQRLGLYQGICKLQLDDRPRARFVQMPLPYDKSMALLQELAIGMVTSKTQRLTINRGALLHFLSQHPLLQAEEVDPADWLKSIVDVSELLVEREPGEYEFPHASFQGFFAATWLAKPQDRETLQKNAQLVLQNWNEALWRETVLLYTAQLTPGLLNQVIRKACEPGGEAAELATLALQEYPRPNKIQDDLKVLLENLKNVTQDSKYQKLEELLKTGQWRDADKETHRLMITTVGKEEGQWFDRKDLGEFPCNDLRSLDQLWGKYSNGKFGFSAQKKIWQEWGSPIALGDDWNKFCREVGWQDLTANHYMSEDELKYDQEKSPAGELPALGGALRVLSVDLKGLDIFLFSFLAQRLVSCSVNQS